A genomic window from Lotus japonicus ecotype B-129 chromosome 1, LjGifu_v1.2 includes:
- the LOC130729062 gene encoding uncharacterized protein LOC130729062, with translation MLENLHPAPPSESVKRYAPPNQRNRSTNRRKSSDRLDRTNSIGNDLEKNQFASSRNVQVQDRIDAVSSNLVNENPYSRFVALDGCSCSAASQLLNDRWTAAIQSYNNSKDSPEKPVMYSGGTSVWTHFRLPHQIMSPAASAPPSVSQLDFLGELNRQMQSVNPSFST, from the exons ATGCTTGAAAACCTTCACCCTGCTCCACCATCGGAATCGGTCAAGCGATATGCTCCTCCCAATCAGAG GAATCGTTCTACCAACAGGCGCAAATCATCTG ATCGTCTCGATCGGACAAATAGTATTGGGAATGATTTAGAAAAGAACCAATTTGCTTCTTCAAGAAATGTTCAAGTTCAAGATCGCATAGATGCTGTGAGCAGTAATCTTGTTAATGAGAATCCTTATTCAAGATTCGTAGCTTTAGATGGATGTAGTTGCAGTGCAGCTTCTCAGCTTCTTAATGATC GTTGGACAGCTGCAATACAGTCCTACAATAACTCCAAAGATTCACCTG AAAAGCCAGTTATGTATTCGGGTGGGACATCAGTGTGGACTCATTTCAGACTCCCTCATCAG aTTATGTCCCCAGCTGCAAGTGCACCCCCTTCTGTGTCACAGCTAGACTTCCTGGGAGAACTTAATCGCCAAATGCAAAGTGTTAATCCTAGTTTCAGCACATAA
- the LOC130729065 gene encoding uncharacterized protein LOC130729065 isoform X2, translated as MKGVIGEAQREMEQEQENSANAKQINGTASPATRPSLKSDSEFNKYPFWKQKLRDNCYKRVREDRTRLLWKMRLHLPASHHSHSCQQQQQEDQLELLLGEREDIVRAAFEDIVSDEFNKMSHSHSQSQMDDDLLWEYEGPPPHTTYQGDCQDILLEMQRIFYEDLKSQPPIQGLESEIETWEEEVDEYLARAVYEHMQLNTDKLTLDFLRDRLAEVHIEHLDRGCRLKPKFCLTTKFNLTALYISCEACETFEVVI; from the exons ATGAAGGGTGTAATTGGCGAGGCACAGAGAGAGATGgaacaagaacaagaaaatAGTGCGAATGCGAAGCAGATTAATGGAACAGCTTCACCTGCAACGCGACCATCTCTAAAATCCGATTCCGAATTCAACAAATACCCTTTCTGGAAACAAAAG TTGAGGGATAATTGCTACAAGAGGGTACGAGAGGACAGAACCAGGTTGCTCTGGAAAATGAGGTTGCACTTGCCTGCGTCTCATCATTCTCATTCATgccagcagcagcagcaggag GATCAGTTGGAATTATTGCTTGGTGAAAGAGAGGACATTGTCCGAGCCGCGTTCGAAGATATTGTGTCCGATGAATTCAATAAAAtgtctcattctcattctcagtCTCAGATGGATGATGATCTTTTATGGGAATATGAAGGTCCTCCTCCTCACACTACTTACCAGGGTGATTGTCAAGACATACTGTTAGAAATGCAAAGGATATTTTATGAAGATCTCAAATCCCAACCACCAATTCAAG GTTTAGAAAGTGAAATTGAAACTTGGGAAGAAGAAGTGGACGAGTACCTGGCTCGTGCAGTTTACGAGCATATGCAGCTAAATACAGATAAG CTTACTTTGGACTTTTTGCGAGACCGGCTGGCTGAAGTCCATATAGAGCATCTTGACAGAGGCTGCAGATTGAAGCCCAAATTTTGTCTAACGACAAAATTTAACTTAACTGCATTATACATTTCATGTGAAGCTTGTGAAACCTTTGAGGTTGTAATTTAA
- the LOC130729065 gene encoding uncharacterized protein LOC130729065 isoform X1, whose protein sequence is MKGVIGEAQREMEQEQENSANAKQINGTASPATRPSLKSDSEFNKYPFWKQKLRDNCYKRVREDRTRLLWKMRLHLPASHHSHSCQQQQQEDQLELLLGEREDIVRAAFEDIVSDEFNKMSHSHSQSQMDDDLLWEYEGPPPHTTYQGDCQDILLEMQRIFYEDLKSQPPIQGLESEIETWEEEVDEYLARAVYEHMQLNTDKDEIWCPICKHGELKDSHNLIYCTLCELKLNKANELTLDFLRDRLAEVHIEHLDRGCRLKPKFCLTTKFNLTALYISCEACETFEVVI, encoded by the exons ATGAAGGGTGTAATTGGCGAGGCACAGAGAGAGATGgaacaagaacaagaaaatAGTGCGAATGCGAAGCAGATTAATGGAACAGCTTCACCTGCAACGCGACCATCTCTAAAATCCGATTCCGAATTCAACAAATACCCTTTCTGGAAACAAAAG TTGAGGGATAATTGCTACAAGAGGGTACGAGAGGACAGAACCAGGTTGCTCTGGAAAATGAGGTTGCACTTGCCTGCGTCTCATCATTCTCATTCATgccagcagcagcagcaggag GATCAGTTGGAATTATTGCTTGGTGAAAGAGAGGACATTGTCCGAGCCGCGTTCGAAGATATTGTGTCCGATGAATTCAATAAAAtgtctcattctcattctcagtCTCAGATGGATGATGATCTTTTATGGGAATATGAAGGTCCTCCTCCTCACACTACTTACCAGGGTGATTGTCAAGACATACTGTTAGAAATGCAAAGGATATTTTATGAAGATCTCAAATCCCAACCACCAATTCAAG GTTTAGAAAGTGAAATTGAAACTTGGGAAGAAGAAGTGGACGAGTACCTGGCTCGTGCAGTTTACGAGCATATGCAGCTAAATACAGATAAG GATGAAATTTGGTGTCCTATTTGTAAGCATGGAGAGCTTAAAGACAGTCACAATCTCATATACTGCACTCTTTGTGAACTTAAATTAAACAAAGCCAACGAG CTTACTTTGGACTTTTTGCGAGACCGGCTGGCTGAAGTCCATATAGAGCATCTTGACAGAGGCTGCAGATTGAAGCCCAAATTTTGTCTAACGACAAAATTTAACTTAACTGCATTATACATTTCATGTGAAGCTTGTGAAACCTTTGAGGTTGTAATTTAA